A genomic window from Lycium barbarum isolate Lr01 chromosome 4, ASM1917538v2, whole genome shotgun sequence includes:
- the LOC132636291 gene encoding pentatricopeptide repeat-containing protein At5g55840 produces the protein MLSCVLSGLETIIRFKLLASPQCNQTHKQELTMGAMRPQLSAGKARAFSQMGFFSDTASGEGEKSIYTILTLDRWDSLNHMGYKMASLRPVHGKLALKFLNWFVKQPGLEFSHIINMYGITTHILIRARMHDYVKSILGHLSDMDIGPSSVFGALMDTYRLCSSNPCVFDLLIRVYVRKGTIKDALKIFDLMSSRAFKPSVYTCNMLLAAIGKKGNAESVWSFFKEMLAKRICPNVGTFNILLQVLCAKGKVESAKYLLAKMVESGYNPDVVTYNTLLNWFCKKGRYKAALELIDCMNCKGLEADVCTYNIFIDDLCRKNRSAKGYLVLRKMRKRLIVPNHTTYNTLINGFVKEGKIDIAVKIFHEMLKLNLSPNCITFNSLIDGQCQAGNLKEAQEMLTEMETRGLRPNEVSYGALLNGFCKHGILDSARNIVKKMKRNGLSINQVAYTMLLEGICKTGSLGEVVPLLEDMFESGICLDVVAYSVLLNGFCKAGMLSTAMEILCRMYKFGVFPNDVVYSTLIYNFCKQQNVLKAMRVYAMMHKTGHHPDTFICNSLISSLCTGGRVREAEDFMRHMHKIGLVPNSVAFTSVIDCYGNVGEGLKALSWFDEMINLGRQPSFNTYASLLKGICRGGNLTEALGLFDKLRGSSCAADVVVYNSLLAEICKLGHFHMALILIDEMVQNNVLPDSHTYTNLLAGLCGKDKLVPAILLLERALSRGDPSSNRVMYTCIIDGLFKSGLPKVASYFYDEMTRKGLTPDTVALNVVMDGYTKHGQMDKVSSLFSTMRQRGQMPSLATHNILLRGYSRQKNISDCSKLYQSLREKGLGPDKLTCHYVTLGLCESSLLDIGVKFMIKMISGGIVADKFTFNMIISKYCERDEVKKALDLLTLMTSLGVSPDRDTYNLIFKGLKRTLDFQNSHLLLHKMIEEGFVPIDRQYCNLITSMCKVGDVKGAFKLKDEMELLGVSSRNIAEGAIIRGLVRRGKMEEAMLVLECMLRVHLLPTVATFTTVMHGLCRSSKPFEALKLKATMELHGAKPDVIAYNVLVTGLCAGGYIDDAFDLYEELKEKGMCPNITTFTVLLNAFCSGNDLAKGESLLNDLQERGLAGGYSNTQALCERLTIMKDKLNALRKKKKKITRKGGSVG, from the exons ATGTTAAGCTGTGTTCTGTCGGGACTCGAGACAATAATACGCTTCAAATTGTTGGCTTCCCCACAGTGTAACCAAACCCACAAACAAGAATTAACCATGGGTGCAATGCGTCCACAGTTAAGTGCCGGAAAAGCTAGAGCTTTCTCTCAAATGGGGTTCTTCTCTGACACAGCAA GTGGAGAAGGGGAGAAGAGCATCTACACAATTTTGACCTTGGATCGTTGGGACTCGCTCAATCATATGGGGTATAAAATGGCTTCACTTAGGCCCGTTCATGGCAAGTTGGCTTTGAAATTCTTGAACTGGTTTGTTAAGCAACCTGGTTTGGAGTTCAGTCATATTATTAATATGTATGGCATCACGACCCACATACTCATTAGAGCTAGAATGCATGACTATGTTAAGTCAATTTTGGGGCATTTATCTGACATGGATATTGGGCCAAGTTCTGTTTTTGGTGCTCTAATGGATACATATCGCCTTTGCAGTTCAAACCCTTGTGTTTTTGACCTCTTAATTAGGGTTTATGTGAGAAAAGGTACAATTAAAGATGCTCTTAAGATATTTGATTTGATGAGTTCTCGAGCATTTAAACCGTCGGTTTACACTTGCAATATGCTCCTAGCAGCAATCGGGAAGAAGGGGAATGCTGAGTCCGTCTGGTCGTTTTTCAAAGAAATGCTTGCTAAACGTATCTGCCCTAATGTTGGTACATTCAATATACTTTTACAAGTTCTTTGTGCCAAAGGAAAGGTCGAGAGTGCAAAGTATTTGCTTGCAAAGATGGTAGAGAGTGGTTATAACCCTGATGTGGTTACTTATAATACTTTGCTTAATTGGTTTTGCAAAAAGGGAAGGTATAAAGCAGCTTTAGAACTGATTGATTGCATGAATTGTAAAGGTCTTGAAGCCGATGTTTGTACATACAACATATTTATAGATGACTTGTGCAGGAAGAACAGGAGTGCTAAAGGTTATTTAGTATTGAGGAAGATGAGGAAGAGATTGATTGTTCCAAATCATACTACCTATAATACTCTTATTAACGGGTTTGTGAAAGAGGGGAAGATTGACATTGCAGTGAAGATTTTTCATGAGATGTTGAAGCTGAATCTTTCACCAAATTGTATCACTTTCAATTCTTTGATTGATGGGCAATGTCAAGCAGGCAATCTTAAAGAGGCTCAAGAGATGCTGACTGAAATGGAGACAAGAGGTCTACGGCCCAATGAAGTTAGTTATGGGGCTCTCTTGAATGGTTTCTGCAAGCATGGGATATTGGATTCTGCACGAAATATCGTCAAGAAGATGAAGCGAAACGGATTGTCTATCAATCAGGTTGCTTATACAATGTTATTAGAAGGGATATGCAAAACGGGGTCGCTTGGAGAAGTTGTACCGTTACTTGAGGATATGTTTGAGAGTGGTATATGTCTCGATGTTGTTGCATACTCGGTACTTCTGAATGGATTTTGTAAAGCTGGAATGCTAAGTACAGCAATGGAAATATTATGTAGGATGTACAAGTTTGGAGTTTTCCCGAACGATGTAGTATACTCTACTTTGATCTACAACTTTTGCAAACAGCAAAATGTCCTAAAAGCAATGAGAGTCTATGCAATGATGCACAAAACAGGCCATCATCCTGACACTTTCATATGCAACTCACTGATATCTTCTCTTTGTACAGGTGGAAGAGTAAGGGAGGCAGAGGATTTCATGCGTCACATGCATAAGATTGGTCTTGTTCCCAATTCTGTTGCTTTTACTTCTGTTATTGATTGCTATGGAAATGTAGGTGAAGGGTTAAAAGCATTATCCTGGTTCGACGAAATGATTAACTTGGGTAGACAGCCTAGCTTTAACACCTACGCAAGCTTACTAAAGGGAATATGCAGAGGAGGAAACCTTACAGAGGCTCTTGGATTATTTGATAAACTTCGTGGAAGTAGCTGTGCGGCAGATGTTGTTGTCTACAACTCATTGCTGGCTGAGATCTGTAAGTTAGGCCACTTCCACATGGCATTAATCCTTATCGACGAGATGGTTCAGAATAATGTGCTCCCTGATAGTCATACCTACACCAATCTCCTAGCTGGCTTGTGTGGGAAGGATAAGTTGGTGCCTGCGATTCTTCTGTTGGAAAGAGCATTGAGTAGAGGAGACCCCTCTTCAAACCGGGTCATGTATACTTGTATCATTGATGGACTTTTCAAGAGTGGCTTGCCTAAGGTTGCAAGTTACTTCTATGATGAGATGACAAGAAAAGGTCTTACCCCAGATACTGTGGCACTGAATGTGGTGATGGATGGTTACACAAAACATGGACAGATGGATAAGGTGAGCAGTCTCTTTTCTACAATGAGACAGAGAGGTCAAATGCCTTCCTTGGCTACACATAATATTTTATTACGAGGCTACTCGAGACAGAAAAACATATCTGACTGCTCTAAGTTATATCAGTCACTTAGAGAAAAAGGTCTTGGTCCAGATAAATTAACATGCCATTATGTGACCCTTGGACTCTGTGAGTCGAGTCTGCTGGATATTGGGGTTAAATTTATGATAAAGATGATCTCGGGGGGAATAGTGGCAGATAAATTCACATTCAACATGATTATCAGTAAATATTGTGAAAGGGATGAGGTGAAGAAGGCCCTTGATCTTCTTACTTTAATGACTTCCTTAGGTGTTTCTCCTGATAGAGACACTTACAATTTGATATTTAAGGGACTGAAAAGAACATTGGACTTCCAAAATTCACATCTTCTCTTGCATAAAATGATCGAAGAGGGTTTTGTCCCAATTGACAGACAATACTGCAATTTAATCActagtatgtgtaaagttggagaTGTAAAGGGAGCATTCAAACTAAAAGATGAAATGGAGTTGTTAGGTGTTAGTTCCCGTAATATAGCTGAGGGTGCAATTATAAGGGGGCTTGTGCGTCGTGGGAAGATGGAGGAAGCAATGCTGGTCCTTGAATGTATGCTACGGGTGCATCTACTTCCTACTGTTGCCACATTCACAACTGTTATGCATGGACTTTGCAGAAGTTCTAAGCCCTTCGAGGCCTTAAAATTGAAAGCTACTATGGAGCTTCATGGTGCAAAGCCAGATGTTATTGCTTACAATGTCCTCGTAACAGGCCTTTGTGCTGGTGGATATATTGATGATGCATTTGATCTCTATGAGGAGCTGAAAGAGAAGGGTATGTGTCCCAATATTACAACCTTCACGGTTCTTCTCAATGCATTTTGTTCTGGGAATGATCTTGCAAAGGGTGAAAGCCTTCTAAATGATCTGCAAGAGAGAGGACTGGCAGGTGGATATTCAAATACCCAAGCGTTATGTGAAAGACTGACAATCATGAAGGACAAGCTAAATGCTttaaggaagaagaaaaagaaaataacccgcaagggtggctcagttggttga